The bacterium DNA segment CTTTCCTAGGAAAAATACAACGCCACGCTCGTATTCCTGAAGAATATAAATTGCCTTAGAAAGAATTAACAAAACAAAAATAAGTACTATAACAACGACTGAAGACATGAGACTCCTGAATATTTTGTGTGAAGGCAGGCTACAATCTCTCCTTAAGGGGAACAAGAGAAAAACCATGTCGTCACCCCACACAAAGAGAACAGCTGCTTTCTAACCATTCGAATTCATGAACCTTTCGAACTGCGCCTTGTCATGACCCATCATTTTTTATGGAATGATGAAAAGATGGCTTTTGTTGATGGGCTGACACCGTATACCGTTATGGTACTGAAGAGACTTAGGAGCAAAGGGTGTCCGCGAAAAAACTACTCTACCTGTCAAAGAGAGACTTAGAGGACATCGCTCTTCCGATGAACGAAATCGTCGCGGCTCTCGAGCAAGTCTTTCGTGAGAAGGGGCGTGGTGAAGTAGAAATGCCACCAAAGCCAGGCATTCATCCGCAAGAAGACTCCAGCATTCGTGCCATGCTCGCGTATATACCAAGCCTGAAGACCGCTGGGGTAAAGTGGATATCCGGATACGGAAGGAATTATATCGCCGGCCTGCCCAATATTAACGGGCTTATTATCCTCAACGATCCGAAAACAGGCGTTCCGAAGGCTATTATGGATTGCACCTGGATCACAGCAATGAGAACAGGGGCAGCAACTGCCGTTGCCGCAAAATACCTTGCAAAAAAAGATTCAAAAACGTTAGGAATTATCGCTTGTGGCAGACTGGGAAGAACAAACGTAAGAGCGCTGCTCAATACGTTTAAGCTAGAGAGAGTCTATGCGTATGATATTGATTTTCAGCGAGCAAAGATATTCGCAAAAGAGGTTCAAGAGTGGTGCCCCGCCGAAGTAATCCCCGTACGTACGGTAAAGCGAGCGGTAGAAGAACTCGATATCGTCGTCACGAGTGGACCGATTGTTGATAAGCCCGAACCGCCGATTAAAGCTGCTTGGCTTAAGCCTGGCTCATTCGGATGTGCTCTTGATTTTGATGCATCCTTTGAACCAAAGGCGTTCTCACAGGCACAACTCCTCGTTACTGATGACATCCCTCAATTTGAGTACTTCCGAGGGACTGGATACTTCAAGCAAACTCCTGAGCCCCACCTCGATCTGGGAAAACTTGTCGCCGAGCCGAAGCGACGGCGGCGAAATCCTGCAACACGAACTCTGAGCATTCAGCTGGGAATTGGGATTCTCGATATAGCGGTGGGCAAACTCGTATATGACCGGGCCTTGGAAATGGATGATATTGGGACCGAACTTCCTTTTTAAGCCTTGAAGAGACCTGTTGAAATATAGCCATCACTCTATTCGTCTACAGGAGACGAAAGATCTATCGAGAGCCCTCTTCTATCCGATAATCTTCTAAAAGTCTGAATTGCCTTCGTTGCAATAATCCCAGCCTGTTGCCGAGAGACACCCAAAATCTTTCCAATCTCTGAGAAAGTCAGCTCTGGCTCTCCATACAATCCAAATCGATGAACTATCGTTATTTGCTCGCGCATGGGAAGTTGGCCAAGTATTTCCTTTACTAGCTCACTGCGCTCCTGTAGCGCAACGCGCGTTGGCACATCTAGCTCCTGAGTCTTTACATTCTCTTCAATCGCTCGATCGATTGAGGACACACTCTGCGAAGCCCGTTGAGCGTTCTTCCATCTTTGATTTGAAAACTTAAGCTTCTTAATCAGGAGCGCATTATCCACTCTCCAATCCTGGCTATCGCCAAGCAGAACTTTTTCTTTTTTAATTTTTTTTGCATCTCGACGGACGGCCTCAGGCACATGAATAAGAGAGGCTTCTTTATGAACAGAACGAGTAAGGGCTTGACGTATCCACCATGTTGCAAAGGTGGAAAAGCGCTTATTCGCGGAAGGATTAAAGCGATGAGTTGCGCTCACTAGCCCCTGATTCCCAATCATAATCAGGTCTTCTAACAAGAAAGGGGCCCTCAGAAAATTCTTTGCCTCTCTGAGCACGAGTCGATAGTTCTTGGAAGCAAGCACGTCAGCACCATCAGTCCAAAGTTTTTGGGATTCAAAAAACTGCTTTCCTACCCTCAAAAACAATGAGAACGGCATAGCCTCTCGACACTCTATCTCTTTAATGGCATGCCTTATACGGCAAAGCGCCTCGGCATCAGAAGGATCAGTCGGTTTAGGGCAATTCGAAACACTCTCAGCGATATTGTCCTCAGGATTTTGCCCTCGAAGATGACTCAATAAAGTCTCTAACGTCATTCCAAATCGCTGCGAAAAGCACTCTCCAGTTTTGATGGCATCCGAAAACCGGGAACAACTGCTTTTAGTACTCACTCCTTCAAATTCCGTTGGACTAAGCAGCACATCAAGTTGTCGAGGAGAAAGCCTTGATTCCAGCGCTGACCTATCACTCCGACTTACTCCTCTCAGACCAGATTCCTGAATCCTGCTTCTTATCTCTATCAGCTCCTCACGAGACAGTGGGACATCGCGAAGCATTTCAGAAACTGGCAAGAAGACATTCTCCACGGCTTGAACAAAGATTTTTTCTGCAATGGCAATCTTTTCAAGTTCTAACCCCTTCGTATCAATAGAGCTGTTCCGATACGGATTCTGCTTGGACTTCTCTCCAATATCGGAAAGGACAGAACGCAACCATTCTGAATTATTCTTCAGACGAGAATGATAATCAGCCTCACTTATCCTTCCCTCTTGATGCTCCTTTTTGGACACCATATTTTTGCGATAGAGGTCGAGCAACACCTCCTTCTTTGCTTCGAGCTGCTGCGCTCCATTCAAGATTCTCAACGGGGGATGCGCAAAGGACATG contains these protein-coding regions:
- a CDS encoding ornithine cyclodeaminase family protein, with the translated sequence MSAKKLLYLSKRDLEDIALPMNEIVAALEQVFREKGRGEVEMPPKPGIHPQEDSSIRAMLAYIPSLKTAGVKWISGYGRNYIAGLPNINGLIILNDPKTGVPKAIMDCTWITAMRTGAATAVAAKYLAKKDSKTLGIIACGRLGRTNVRALLNTFKLERVYAYDIDFQRAKIFAKEVQEWCPAEVIPVRTVKRAVEELDIVVTSGPIVDKPEPPIKAAWLKPGSFGCALDFDASFEPKAFSQAQLLVTDDIPQFEYFRGTGYFKQTPEPHLDLGKLVAEPKRRRRNPATRTLSIQLGIGILDIAVGKLVYDRALEMDDIGTELPF
- a CDS encoding sigma-70 family RNA polymerase sigma factor, with amino-acid sequence MIQRESVQYQEENRFSCESASLPSLRITGRSSLQMPTLSDVGTLSKEERESFLDAPKNALFLTLGRHELLSRKQERELAQQIVTNQAVCLEHALQLPSMLMSFAHPPLRILNGAQQLEAKKEVLLDLYRKNMVSKKEHQEGRISEADYHSRLKNNSEWLRSVLSDIGEKSKQNPYRNSSIDTKGLELEKIAIAEKIFVQAVENVFLPVSEMLRDVPLSREELIEIRSRIQESGLRGVSRSDRSALESRLSPRQLDVLLSPTEFEGVSTKSSCSRFSDAIKTGECFSQRFGMTLETLLSHLRGQNPEDNIAESVSNCPKPTDPSDAEALCRIRHAIKEIECREAMPFSLFLRVGKQFFESQKLWTDGADVLASKNYRLVLREAKNFLRAPFLLEDLIMIGNQGLVSATHRFNPSANKRFSTFATWWIRQALTRSVHKEASLIHVPEAVRRDAKKIKKEKVLLGDSQDWRVDNALLIKKLKFSNQRWKNAQRASQSVSSIDRAIEENVKTQELDVPTRVALQERSELVKEILGQLPMREQITIVHRFGLYGEPELTFSEIGKILGVSRQQAGIIATKAIQTFRRLSDRRGLSIDLSSPVDE